Proteins from a single region of Mytilus trossulus isolate FHL-02 chromosome 2, PNRI_Mtr1.1.1.hap1, whole genome shotgun sequence:
- the LOC134707670 gene encoding putative amine oxidase [copper-containing]: MEMKGPSYTNISGQRWRVIAVLLGLLSIGLTIALIVVIIKNNKNDKLEINDRLESGTCPTTSGKYGKINLELSNTSSVFVHLTRAEIEGLRSFLYNQQELNLVELKDIDVDKNFIFLSDLYLPDKKDVLNYLDKNGPKPPREAHVIIFRGNEQPPYMQDVIVGPLPTPTHYRSVPFRPEKIPFVYRPPFSGNEYYKMIIYLRENIDPFLGVMFMDIFGGRLTNCNNACLQFGNGVTVSPTLSGENKRKVWTSLNHISEYSGFRLLDFSVLVDIDMKIFTIEKIWFNSTIFNNITEVLTFYNQNKETIPRIPLPVYSSDDFSTLNQRGIPPMDPPLRNPKQFSPDGKRYNVQGHHVEYMFWEFDFRMSTIHGPQLYDIRFKNERIAYELSIQEIAVFYSGLKPNDILAQFLDSIALVGLQSKVLFPGVDCPDDATLIGSSFHVGGVSSYELTTSFCLFELNTGMPFRRHHSYWFSNGRFYEGMENIVLVLRTIPTIGNYDYIIDFIFYPNGALEVKVTSTGYVRALFYTKGDEKYSFQLHDNFGAPIHHHLFHIKADLDIKGTSNRFATLDINTEEIENQFSEVPVEKIIQLKFNTSVKETEKDAAYRFKFDAPKYLVMYNEKIKDKYGNVKSYRILNKGMTYQLLPRGHGNEPIASWARYQIAVTKYNDSERTSSSVYGSLDINEPVVDFQKYIDDDDSILDEDLVAWITMGQYHIPHTEDLPVTTSPGMDNSCLFLPYNYFAEDAAISSKNAVRVEPIQRSKRGSSVRVQRYGVQRESNCLPADHNYDELIKQYPRWIIDN; the protein is encoded by the exons ATGGAAATGAAAg GACCAAGTTATACCAACATATCAGGACAAAGATGGCGAGTAATAGCAGTTTTACTCGGACTGTTGTCTATAGGGCTAACAATAGCACTCATCGTTGTTATTataaagaacaacaaaaatgacaagcTAGAAATAAATGACAGGTTAGAAAGTGGAACATGTCCAACCACTAGTGGAAAATACGGGAAAATAAACCTCGAACTATCAAATACCAGTTCTGTATTTGTTCATCTAACAAGAGCTGAAATTGAAGGACTTCGATCGTTTTTATACAATCAACAAGAATTAAATCTAGTAGAATTAAAAGATATTGATGTTgacaaaaattttattttcttaagtgATTTATATTTACCCGATAAAAAAGATGTCTTAAATTACCTTGATAAGAATGGACCGAAACCACCAAGAGAAGCTCACGTTATTATATTTAGAGGAAATGAACAGCCACCATATATGCAGGATGTTATAGTTGGTCCACTACCAACGCCGACACACTACCGGTCCGTGCCATTCAGGCCTGAGAAAATCCCATTTGTATACCGCCCACCATTTAGCGGAaatgaatattacaaaatgataaTATACTTAAGAGAAAACATTGATCCTTTTCTTGGTGTCATGTTCATGGATATTTTTGGCGGACGACTTACAAATTGTAATAATGCTTGTCTTCAATTTGGAAATGGTGTAACCGTATCTCCTACACTCTCTGGCGAAAACAAAAGGAAAGTATGGACGTCATTAAATCATATTTCAGAGTATTCAGGATTCCGGTTATTAGATTTTTCTGTACTTGTTGATATAGATATGAAAATTTTCACTATTGAAAAGATTTGGTTTAATAGTACAATATTCAATAACATAACTGAAGTGTTAACATTCTATaatcaaaacaaagaaacaattcCCAGAATTCCTCTTCCCGTGTATAGTTCTGACGATTTTTCTACTTTGAATCAGCGAGGCATTCCTCCAATGGACCCACCGCTAAGAAACCCAAAGCAGTTTTCGCCTGATGGTAAGAGATACAATGTCCAAGGGCATCATGTCGAATACATGTTTTGGGAATTTGATTTTCGAATGTCTACAATACATGGACCACAGTTGTATGATATCCGGTTTAAGAATGAACGGATTGCTTATGAACTTAGTATACAGGAAATAGCTGTATTTTATTCTGGTTTAAAACCAAATGACATTTTAGCGCAATTTCTGGATAGCATTGCACTTGTAGGCTTGcaatcaaaagttttatttcCGGGTGTCGACTGTCCCGATGATGCAACACTTATTGGCTCTAGTTTCCATGTAGGAGGTGTAAGTTCTTATGAATTAACGACCTCGTTTTGTCTGTTTGAATTAAATACAGGTATGCCATTTAGGAGGCATCATTCTTACTGGTTTAGTAATGGTAGATTTTACGAAGGAATGGAAAATATAGTTCTTGTCTTAAGGACCATTCCTACAATTGGCAAttatgactatataatagattttattttctatcCTAATGGAGCGCTAGAAGTGAAAGTGACGAGCACTGGTTATGTAAGGGcgttattttatacaaaaggtgacgaaaaatattcattccAGCTACATGATAATTTTGGAGCGCCTATTCATCATCATCTATTTCATATAAAAGCAGATCTAGATATAAAGGGCACATCAAACAGATTTGCAACGTTGGATATAAACACAGAAGAGATCGAAAACCAGTTCTCTGAAGTTCCGGTTGAAAAAATTATCCAACTCAAATTTAACACATCTGTCAAAGAAACGGAAAAAGACGCAGCTTACCGTTTTAAATTTGATGCTCCAAAGTACCTAGTTATGTACAACGAAAAAATCAAGGATAAATATGGTAATGTTAAAAGCtatagaattttaaataaaggcaTGACTTATCAGTTATTACCAAGAGGACACGGAAATGAACCAATAGCCAGTTGGGCACGTTACCAGATAGCAGTTACCAAATATAACGACTCTGAACGAACCAGTTCTTCTGTTTATGGTTCTTTGGATATAAACGAACCAGTAGTAGATTTCCAGAAATACATTGACGACGATGATTCTATTTTAGATGAA GATTTGGTAGCCTGGATAACTATGGGGCAATATCACATTCCGCACACAGAAGATCTACCTGTCACAACATCACCTGGAATGGATAATAGTTGTTTATTCTTGCCTTATAATTATTTTGCTGAAGATGCTGCTATTTCCTCTAAAAATGCTGTACGTGTAGAGCCGATACAAAGGTCAAAAAGGGGATCATCTGTAAGAGTCCAGCGGTATGGTGTGCAACGGGAGTCCAATTGTCTGCCAGCTGATCATAACTATGACGaactaataaaacaatatccGAGGTGGATTATCGATAATTGA
- the LOC134707671 gene encoding uncharacterized protein LOC134707671, with translation MPTSSSASSLSMSWRTYSPGSTSTTTSTKSVDLTRKSTSPYKPGRTTVAPADNMGMKFPSWREPKPLRPSRPNTAIETPTQSTTPFIRPRSYVPKEKNLLSRLSKPTTATKLKTLEFNRRINFIDCTKYFSWSNMKLYQDQTRMFYTRNGGLRNSAKSTSSSRTMSSPKKVW, from the exons ATGCCGACAAGTTCGTCCGCAAGTTCTCTCTCTATGAGTTGGAGAACTTACAGTCCTGGAAGTACCTCGACAACTACGTCCACCAAATCAGTGGATTTAACACGTAAATCAACATCACCATATAAACCTGGTCGT ACTACGGTTGCACCGGCTGATAATATGGGTATGAAATTTCCGTCATGGAGAGAACCTAAACCACTACGTCCATCCCGACCAAATACAGCAATAGAAACACCAACACAGAGCACGACGCCGTTTATAAGACCTCGATCGTACGTGCCTAAAGAAAAGAACTTATTGTCAAGATTATCTAAACCCACCACAGCTACTAAACTTAAAACTTTAGAATTCAACAGAAGGATCAATTTTATTGActgtactaaatatttttccTGGTCAAATATGAAGCTTTACCAGGATCAAACGAGGATGTTTTATACTAGAAATGGTGGTTTAAGAAACTCGGCTAAATCTACATCTAGTTCCAGGACAATGTCCTCTCCGAAGAAAGTGTGGTAG
- the LOC134707672 gene encoding uncharacterized protein LOC134707672, giving the protein MYTDVFDKMENLKPYLSEENLPEMMRLVRYGLAVLMTNKDELSTALDYVNDAKSKFDLIHACRETGTVLYIEYNMLCQKYAETLDPGLKEQLNNIANKAIEHFAVEIEFDETVYLDFKRMVLLKLSHLLLGIGMFGVYLDVSVTTEDKRKAKGFLRSIKETKESWKRMETRWKWSYFTAKARHFGLDYDFSNAIKYTEKALRYATKGEYSKEILGSQNALNIYNNLCKRIKGIHDHEYKTTTPCNDTKEDSRMQRQYDQIEFEIDHSLSNLEKLENEIKRSKERFLKLREKVKQSRNKRYKNGSQYSRESKL; this is encoded by the coding sequence ATGTATACCGACGTTTTCGATAAGATGGAAAATCTGAAACCTTATTTGTCAGAAGAAAACCTACCAGAAATGATGAGACTTGTTCGATATGGCTTGGCCGTTTTAATGACAAATAAAGATGAACTAAGTACCGCCTTAGACTATGTGAATGATGCAAAAAGCAAATTTGACTTAATACATGCTTGTAGGGAAACGGGTACGGTTTTATACATTGAGTATAATATGCTGTGTCAGAAATACGCCGAAACTTTGGATCCAGGTCTTAAGGAACAACTCAATAACATTGCTAACAAAGCGATTGAACATTTTGCtgttgaaattgaatttgatgaAACTGTGTATTTGGATTTCAAAAGAATGGTGCTGTTAAAACTGTCACATCTTCTCTTGGGTATAGGTATGTTTGGCGTATATCTAGATGTTTCTGTTACAACAGAAGACAAACGTAAAGCCAAAGGTTTTTTAAGATCAATAAAAGAGACTAAAGAAAGTTGGAAGAGAATGGAAACTCGTTGGAAGTGGTCATACTTTACAGCGAAAGCCAGACATTTCGGTTTAGATTATGATTTCTCAAACGCTATAAAATACACAGAAAAAGCACTTCGTTATGCTACAAAGGGAGAGTATTCAAAAGAAATACTAGGATCTCAAAATGCTCTCAATATATACAACAATTTGTGTAAACGAATAAAGGGAATTCACGATCATGAATATAAAACGACAACCCCATGTAATGATACCAAAGAAGACAGTCGAATGCAAAGACAATATGACCAAATAGAATTTGAGATAGATCATTCTTTAAGTAATTTAGAGAAgttagaaaatgaaattaagagGTCTAAAGaaagatttttaaaactaaGAGAAAAGGTAAAACAATCCAGAAATAAAAGATACAAGAATGGAAGTCAATACAGCCGTGAaagtaagttataa